One genomic segment of Candidatus Latescibacterota bacterium includes these proteins:
- the yidD gene encoding membrane protein insertion efficiency factor YidD, whose translation MISRILTIFGLFAIKVYRTAVSPYIAPACKHTPSCSQYAEEALKKYGFFKGGLKAFWRLLRCNPFSAGGYDPVR comes from the coding sequence ATGATATCGAGAATTCTGACAATATTTGGCTTGTTTGCCATAAAGGTCTACAGAACAGCGGTTTCTCCGTATATCGCGCCAGCCTGCAAGCATACACCTTCCTGTTCACAATACGCCGAGGAAGCACTGAAAAAATATGGTTTCTTCAAGGGCGGCCTGAAAGCTTTCTGGAGGCTACTAAGGTGTAATCCCTTCTCTGCCGGCGGTTACGACCCGGTTCGCTGA
- the mnmE gene encoding tRNA uridine-5-carboxymethylaminomethyl(34) synthesis GTPase MnmE, with amino-acid sequence MDGETVVALATPPGESGIAVVRISGKRAVDIIEGMSPGAAGWKSHEMHLSRLGNINGEILDEALAVCMLAPNSYTGEDVVEISCHGSMHVTGAIIEDIISRGAEQAGQGEFTKRAYLNGRMDLVQAEAVADLISSETRLQSRVALAHLGGSLSRKMVEIENGLLGQLALVEVSIDFSEEDIETWSAERLTEISVETRGKISVLLESEMAGRKLRQGIRITILGPRNAGKSSLYNALIGEERAIVSEIPGTTRDVLRERIHIGGLTYYLEDTAGIADTGCEIEARGISMGREAARGADIVLFVLDGSHRSRAEDREELRNVSAVEHIVVLNKSDLGLAESTADVAGRFGEADVIAVSALGGEGLADLRSAIFGRTVGGDISKLEKERIALNTRQSNALKDVSAALARMEKEIERKAGPEIVSMELREAIDACGKVTGRSVSQDLLDTVFSRFCIGK; translated from the coding sequence ATGGACGGTGAGACTGTAGTAGCCCTGGCAACGCCGCCCGGCGAATCGGGGATCGCAGTTGTGCGGATCTCCGGAAAGCGGGCAGTGGACATAATCGAGGGGATGTCGCCCGGTGCGGCCGGGTGGAAATCCCACGAGATGCACCTTTCGCGCCTTGGAAACATAAATGGCGAGATCCTGGATGAGGCTCTCGCCGTTTGCATGCTGGCACCGAATTCATATACAGGAGAAGATGTCGTTGAGATCTCATGCCACGGAAGCATGCACGTCACGGGCGCTATAATCGAAGATATCATCTCAAGGGGCGCTGAACAGGCAGGACAGGGAGAATTCACAAAAAGGGCTTATCTTAACGGACGAATGGACCTTGTCCAGGCGGAAGCAGTTGCGGATCTCATCTCTTCCGAGACGAGACTTCAGAGCAGAGTGGCGCTTGCGCATCTGGGAGGAAGTCTTTCGAGGAAAATGGTAGAGATAGAAAACGGGCTTCTGGGACAGCTTGCGCTTGTGGAGGTGTCGATTGATTTCAGCGAGGAGGATATCGAGACCTGGTCAGCTGAGAGGCTGACGGAAATATCTGTGGAGACAAGAGGGAAGATAAGTGTCCTGTTGGAATCCGAGATGGCAGGAAGAAAGCTGAGACAGGGTATAAGGATAACCATACTGGGTCCGAGAAACGCAGGGAAAAGTTCTCTCTATAACGCCCTTATTGGAGAAGAGAGAGCCATAGTCAGCGAGATCCCGGGGACGACGAGGGATGTTTTGAGGGAAAGGATCCACATAGGGGGGTTGACATATTACCTTGAGGATACTGCGGGGATAGCTGATACAGGCTGTGAGATCGAGGCGCGGGGGATCTCGATGGGCAGAGAGGCGGCAAGGGGGGCAGACATCGTTCTTTTCGTTCTGGATGGAAGCCATAGATCCAGGGCCGAAGATAGGGAAGAATTGCGCAATGTGAGCGCGGTCGAGCATATAGTCGTGTTGAACAAATCAGATCTCGGGCTGGCCGAGTCGACGGCGGATGTTGCCGGGAGATTTGGAGAGGCAGATGTAATAGCAGTATCCGCGCTTGGCGGAGAAGGGTTGGCCGATCTTCGAAGCGCCATTTTCGGAAGAACGGTCGGGGGCGATATCTCAAAGCTGGAAAAAGAAAGGATAGCCCTGAACACGAGGCAGAGCAACGCTCTGAAGGATGTGTCGGCCGCGCTGGCGAGGATGGAGAAGGAGATAGAACGGAAAGCCGGGCCTGAGATAGTAAGCATGGAACTCCGCGAGGCTATTGACGCGTGTGGGAAGGTTACCGGCAGGTCTGTGAGCCAGGACCTTCTGGACACGGTCTTTTCAAGGTTTTGTATAGGTAAATAG
- a CDS encoding 16S rRNA (guanine(527)-N(7))-methyltransferase RsmG yields MSDAKDEHEKIVGAILEGSPFGLQDNALVMLNHFVSEYLHWGRSIHLVSRRDPGSSLATQIVESLFMLDFAGNLLSGRGGGPFQVADVGSGYGFPGLVWSLVREDMDITLVERKEKCVSFLEMMISRIGMGRVQVMRADAGKIDIPQRFDLVTTKAAGRLSDAIPIVSGLMNDDGLYVTIKEAAWEWEVDGLDLRGMVLVSREDLPGKTGVLLAFGKEGWDDTR; encoded by the coding sequence ATGAGTGACGCAAAAGACGAGCACGAAAAGATCGTGGGGGCGATTCTCGAAGGATCTCCTTTCGGGTTACAGGACAATGCCCTTGTCATGCTGAACCACTTTGTGTCGGAGTATCTACACTGGGGCCGCAGCATACATCTTGTAAGCAGGCGTGACCCCGGCTCTTCTCTGGCCACCCAGATTGTAGAATCACTGTTTATGCTGGATTTCGCCGGGAACCTGCTTTCCGGGAGAGGTGGTGGACCTTTTCAGGTCGCTGATGTCGGTTCGGGTTACGGATTTCCGGGCCTGGTGTGGAGCCTGGTGCGGGAGGACATGGATATAACGCTGGTAGAAAGAAAAGAAAAATGTGTCTCCTTCCTGGAGATGATGATCTCGAGGATCGGCATGGGAAGGGTCCAGGTGATGAGGGCCGATGCGGGAAAGATTGATATACCACAGAGGTTCGATCTGGTGACGACAAAGGCGGCCGGCAGGCTTTCCGACGCCATCCCCATCGTATCCGGCCTGATGAATGATGATGGGCTTTACGTTACGATAAAGGAGGCGGCCTGGGAATGGGAAGTGGATGGGTTAGATTTGCGTGGGATGGTGCTGGTCTCCAGAGAGGATCTTCCGGGAAAGACCGGGGTATTGCTGGCATTTGGAAAAGAGGGCTGGGACGATACGCGATGA
- the rpmH gene encoding 50S ribosomal protein L34, translating into MKRTYQPHNRRRKKTHGFRKRMSTQNGREVLKRRRSKGRKRLAV; encoded by the coding sequence ATGAAGCGCACATATCAGCCTCATAACAGAAGAAGGAAAAAGACCCACGGGTTCAGGAAGAGAATGAGTACCCAGAACGGTCGCGAGGTCCTCAAGAGAAGACGGTCAAAGGGAAGGAAACGTCTGGCCGTTTAG
- the dnaA gene encoding chromosomal replication initiator protein DnaA, which translates to MSAEKDINTVDFGQVWNDVLVNLEKTVNHQSFQTWFVPTRLVKLSETTITIEGPNSFFIDWLAEHHRNRIAAAAEDVLGLALKVEFTSPLPTRTRSEPRSDNQVERKTLVQNPITLPNKIHLNARYTFSEFVVGNGNRLAQAAALSVAETPAKTYNPLFIYGGPGLGKTHLIQAIGHSILSEHPWMRISYVSTESFVNELIHSIRNGVTHEFKERYRKVDILLIDDIHFLAGKERTQEEFFFTFNALHENNKQIVCTSDRPPKEIPTLQERLTSRFEWGLITDIQPPDLETRIAILRKKTENERIHIPDSVIDLIAENVKSNTRELEGSLIKILACASLTNQDINEDMAREVLRDIIKSPGKGITVKAIQGAVARRFDVPVESLKAKTRIAKIVRARHVAVYLSREITSLSLVDIGKRFGGRDHSTILHSCKKIEKELQSDSFLEDKVKSLVEEMNS; encoded by the coding sequence ATGAGCGCGGAAAAAGACATAAATACGGTAGATTTCGGTCAGGTATGGAACGATGTTCTTGTCAATCTTGAGAAGACCGTCAACCACCAGAGTTTTCAAACGTGGTTCGTTCCCACTCGCCTTGTAAAGCTCTCGGAGACCACAATCACCATAGAAGGGCCCAATTCCTTCTTCATAGACTGGCTTGCCGAACACCACCGCAACAGGATAGCTGCCGCAGCAGAAGATGTTCTTGGCCTTGCTCTGAAGGTGGAATTCACATCTCCGTTGCCGACAAGGACACGCAGTGAGCCTAGATCCGATAATCAGGTTGAAAGAAAGACGCTCGTGCAGAATCCGATAACTCTTCCGAACAAGATACACCTTAACGCCAGATATACATTTTCTGAATTCGTCGTGGGTAACGGAAACCGTCTTGCTCAGGCCGCGGCGCTTTCCGTCGCCGAGACCCCGGCAAAGACCTACAACCCCCTCTTCATATACGGAGGCCCCGGTCTCGGAAAAACCCATCTGATACAGGCTATCGGCCATTCCATCCTTAGTGAGCATCCCTGGATGCGCATCTCGTATGTTTCTACAGAAAGCTTCGTGAACGAGCTTATCCATTCAATAAGGAACGGCGTTACTCACGAGTTCAAGGAAAGATACCGCAAGGTTGATATCCTGCTCATAGACGATATACATTTCCTTGCGGGCAAGGAAAGGACCCAGGAGGAATTCTTTTTCACTTTCAACGCGTTGCACGAGAACAACAAACAGATCGTATGCACAAGCGACCGGCCACCGAAAGAGATCCCCACGCTTCAGGAGAGGCTTACCTCAAGATTCGAATGGGGCCTTATCACCGATATTCAACCACCCGATCTCGAGACCAGGATAGCTATTTTACGAAAAAAGACCGAGAACGAACGAATCCATATTCCGGATTCTGTGATCGATCTTATAGCAGAGAACGTCAAAAGCAACACAAGGGAACTTGAAGGTTCTCTTATAAAGATACTTGCCTGTGCCAGCCTGACCAACCAGGACATCAACGAGGATATGGCAAGAGAAGTACTCAGGGATATCATTAAATCTCCAGGCAAGGGGATAACGGTCAAAGCGATTCAGGGTGCCGTCGCAAGAAGGTTTGATGTGCCGGTTGAATCGTTGAAAGCGAAGACGAGGATAGCCAAAATCGTCAGGGCGAGACATGTAGCGGTCTATCTGTCCCGTGAAATCACATCGCTTTCTCTTGTGGATATCGGGAAACGCTTCGGCGGGAGGGACCATAGTACGATCCTTCACTCATGCAAAAAGATCGAGAAAGAACTTCAATCAGATTCTTTCCTGGAAGACAAGGTAAAAAGTCTCGTGGAAGAGATGAACTCCTGA
- the rnpA gene encoding ribonuclease P protein component has protein sequence MSQCGLKKTSQFRQVYREGRREAGERITILYITRNDGGIVPGFVASKKNVGKAYQRNRAKRQMREIFKRLEGRIVPEDIWIVFIATFRPGEATFRELLEDVERSLARAGLILNCG, from the coding sequence ATGTCCCAATGTGGATTAAAGAAAACCAGCCAATTCAGGCAGGTATACAGGGAAGGCAGAAGAGAGGCCGGGGAGAGAATCACGATTCTTTATATTACAAGAAATGATGGAGGGATCGTACCCGGGTTCGTGGCGAGCAAAAAAAATGTAGGAAAGGCCTATCAGCGTAACAGGGCAAAGAGGCAGATGAGGGAAATATTCAAGAGGCTTGAAGGCAGAATCGTTCCAGAGGACATCTGGATCGTCTTCATAGCGACGTTTCGCCCCGGAGAGGCAACATTCAGGGAACTTTTGGAAGATGTAGAGCGCTCTTTAGCAAGGGCGGGATTGATATTAAATTGCGGATGA
- the yidC gene encoding membrane protein insertase YidC has product MDKRSFLAIGVTFAILLVWQVFYVMPKQREATRRKVVQLREQTVADSLENVEAGLAEIREADERERPADLPENGNSEDLKSQGSESVEAWQVEGGFFSTSRETSSKQFTIENEKMKVVLSTKGAKVESLKLPGFRRKNGEEVELVPAEKGGGLALALEHQGVWKSLSEVDFTVTVNGTQPMAGETIILSDQLERADVVFSRAGKAGERVEKKYSFTRDGFEVGLSVGITREGELRETSSWALSWDAGIELNEKNKKDEIRQIASMGMVGEDFHKESSGKFGKTDRKEQDGTIIWAGARSKYFLAAVLAEDQKSGTLALIGDKETNRAGFALEYPFRGDPRRLDDSFVCYFGPLDMEGLKFYGVGLEKSIEMGKLRFFSVFVLKLMLWMKKFIPNYGLIIIILSILTKVIFYRLTHKSFKSMKDMQKLQPKLKALQDKYKDDKEKLNKETMKMYKEGGVNPLGGCLPLLFQMPVFIALFNVLRNTIELRDAPLGLWINDLSTPDVLFDFGVNLPLLGSEFHLLPILMGVAMVVQTKLGGTPEGSTGPASQTKMMQTMMPIVFTFIFYGMPSGLVLYWLINNILSIIQQYFVHKAIDAEEAAAEEAATKT; this is encoded by the coding sequence ATGGATAAACGCTCATTTCTTGCTATCGGTGTAACGTTTGCGATCCTGCTTGTCTGGCAGGTATTCTATGTGATGCCCAAGCAGAGAGAGGCAACAAGAAGGAAAGTAGTCCAGCTGAGGGAGCAGACAGTCGCCGATTCTCTGGAGAATGTGGAGGCAGGGCTGGCGGAAATCCGGGAAGCCGACGAAAGGGAAAGGCCTGCCGACTTGCCCGAGAACGGAAACAGTGAAGATCTGAAGAGCCAGGGCAGCGAATCGGTAGAAGCCTGGCAGGTCGAAGGCGGATTTTTCTCTACTTCAAGAGAGACATCTTCAAAACAGTTCACAATCGAAAATGAAAAGATGAAAGTCGTTCTCTCCACAAAGGGCGCCAAGGTTGAAAGCCTGAAGCTGCCCGGGTTCAGGAGAAAAAACGGTGAGGAAGTAGAACTCGTACCGGCCGAAAAGGGCGGAGGACTGGCTCTGGCTCTCGAACACCAGGGAGTGTGGAAAAGCCTGTCAGAGGTGGATTTTACAGTCACTGTGAATGGAACGCAGCCGATGGCAGGAGAGACGATCATACTGTCGGACCAGCTTGAGAGAGCAGATGTGGTGTTCTCCCGGGCCGGGAAGGCTGGAGAGAGGGTCGAGAAAAAATATTCGTTTACAAGGGACGGATTCGAGGTCGGCCTGAGCGTGGGCATCACCAGAGAAGGCGAGCTGAGAGAGACCTCCTCCTGGGCTTTATCCTGGGATGCCGGGATCGAGTTGAATGAGAAGAACAAAAAGGACGAGATTCGCCAAATTGCCTCGATGGGCATGGTTGGAGAAGATTTCCACAAGGAATCATCTGGGAAATTCGGCAAGACAGACCGCAAGGAACAGGACGGCACGATTATATGGGCCGGGGCGCGGTCCAAGTATTTCCTTGCTGCCGTTCTAGCAGAGGACCAGAAATCCGGTACGCTTGCATTGATCGGTGACAAAGAGACGAACAGGGCGGGCTTTGCCCTTGAGTACCCCTTCCGGGGAGACCCGAGGCGCCTGGACGACTCGTTTGTCTGCTATTTCGGGCCGCTGGACATGGAGGGGTTGAAGTTTTACGGGGTAGGCCTCGAAAAGTCGATCGAGATGGGTAAGCTCAGGTTTTTCAGTGTGTTCGTGCTGAAACTGATGCTCTGGATGAAGAAATTCATACCAAACTACGGTCTCATTATTATCATCCTTTCGATCTTGACGAAAGTGATCTTCTACAGGCTGACGCATAAAAGCTTCAAGTCGATGAAAGACATGCAGAAGCTTCAGCCGAAGCTGAAAGCTCTTCAGGATAAGTACAAGGATGATAAGGAAAAACTGAACAAGGAGACTATGAAGATGTACAAGGAGGGAGGAGTCAACCCGCTTGGTGGTTGCCTGCCGCTCCTCTTTCAGATGCCGGTTTTCATAGCATTGTTCAATGTTCTGAGGAATACAATAGAGTTAAGGGACGCGCCGCTAGGGTTGTGGATAAACGACCTTTCGACGCCGGATGTCCTGTTCGATTTTGGTGTAAACCTGCCTCTTCTGGGCAGTGAGTTTCACTTGCTCCCCATACTTATGGGTGTAGCGATGGTTGTTCAGACGAAACTGGGTGGGACCCCGGAGGGTAGTACGGGGCCAGCTTCGCAGACGAAGATGATGCAGACGATGATGCCGATCGTATTCACATTTATTTTCTACGGAATGCCCTCAGGGCTTGTTCTGTACTGGTTGATAAACAACATCCTGTCGATCATCCAGCAATATTTTGTACATAAGGCGATAGACGCCGAAGAAGCAGCAGCGGAGGAGGCCGCAACAAAAACGTAA
- a CDS encoding right-handed parallel beta-helix repeat-containing protein — MRHISWYFKALVVCVVFAGVAGCDDSVDFKNATPGSITITKDLCYLSGGDVVELNSSATDPDEDEISFGWAATGGVFSPVSGEGRSVTWTAPTESGTYTLTLSVFDGIDTGSKSIDIEVGEVILLLPGSNEYFDNGSYYIYSQAAHITVRFLTSLILHEGVTIIFDNEYAGITVEGDFQALGKPGNPVVLRTNYCPGDSEEEWEGVKFQGEHAIGIMKYCEISNAYTGVSVRDYATVTLDTISISDSAEFGIEIYNMSNVEITGCKIWDNGRGIRSNDSDVTIRNSSIRYNYQFGIHAGGEAAPNLDIEYSNVSNNVEGFLLSDAARPRVKNCSIFLNEAGINKYGVRLYEYDGGGVLDFTENFWGETTYGSIAAMIHTQGGNATVDFSDWLDESPAEN, encoded by the coding sequence ATGCGTCATATTTCGTGGTATTTCAAGGCATTAGTGGTTTGTGTCGTGTTTGCCGGGGTCGCCGGTTGTGACGACTCGGTGGACTTTAAAAACGCTACTCCGGGGAGCATTACCATAACAAAGGATCTTTGTTATCTGTCGGGAGGGGACGTAGTCGAGCTTAACTCTTCCGCCACCGATCCCGACGAAGACGAGATCTCTTTCGGCTGGGCGGCTACAGGGGGAGTTTTTAGTCCGGTTTCCGGCGAGGGGCGCAGCGTGACCTGGACGGCGCCGACAGAATCCGGGACATATACGCTGACCTTGAGTGTCTTCGACGGAATCGATACGGGAAGCAAGTCGATCGATATCGAAGTCGGCGAGGTGATACTTCTGCTGCCCGGGAGCAACGAATATTTCGATAACGGATCATACTATATATACAGTCAGGCGGCACATATTACGGTCAGGTTCCTGACGTCTCTAATCCTCCACGAGGGCGTAACCATCATATTCGACAACGAATATGCAGGCATTACTGTCGAAGGAGATTTCCAGGCTCTCGGGAAACCGGGCAACCCGGTTGTTTTAAGGACAAACTATTGTCCAGGAGATTCGGAAGAAGAATGGGAGGGAGTCAAGTTTCAGGGCGAACACGCAATCGGTATAATGAAATATTGTGAGATCAGCAATGCTTACACCGGTGTTTCTGTGCGGGACTATGCGACAGTCACCCTTGATACGATCAGCATATCTGATAGTGCAGAATTCGGTATCGAGATATACAACATGTCTAATGTAGAGATAACAGGGTGTAAAATATGGGATAACGGCCGCGGAATACGCAGTAACGATTCCGATGTCACGATCAGGAATTCGTCGATCCGATACAATTACCAGTTTGGAATACATGCCGGCGGAGAAGCCGCTCCAAATCTGGATATAGAATACAGCAACGTCTCGAACAATGTTGAAGGGTTCCTTCTCTCCGACGCCGCACGGCCGCGGGTCAAAAACTGCTCGATATTCTTAAATGAGGCTGGGATTAACAAATATGGGGTCCGGCTTTATGAATACGATGGTGGAGGGGTGCTTGATTTTACAGAAAACTTCTGGGGAGAGACCACATACGGTTCAATAGCGGCCATGATACATACACAGGGTGGTAACGCTACGGTTGATTTTAG
- a CDS encoding Jag N-terminal domain-containing protein, with product MNRPEKTESGKRTIETTGKTVEKALAKAMKELAAKVEDVDIEIIEAGSKGVLGIFGAKEAKIKATLKRSSAGVEEVADEVTKLIMSCLDVNYRLFSDILDDTTYINIETAGVDGLLIGRKGDTLSSLQHLVGRIVSRKLGGYQRLTLDVGGYLKNRQEILKQKAVKAAERARQTNRDVGLEPMKASERRIVHLALTDIEGISTYTVGNGEMRKVFVAPEHGAERKNRYNRR from the coding sequence ATGAACAGGCCGGAAAAGACAGAATCAGGAAAGAGGACGATCGAGACCACAGGAAAGACCGTTGAAAAGGCCCTTGCGAAAGCGATGAAAGAACTTGCAGCGAAAGTGGAAGATGTCGACATCGAGATCATCGAGGCTGGATCAAAGGGTGTACTCGGCATATTCGGAGCGAAAGAAGCAAAAATAAAGGCAACGTTAAAAAGAAGCTCGGCGGGCGTCGAAGAGGTGGCCGACGAAGTAACGAAGCTTATAATGAGTTGTCTGGATGTTAATTACAGACTGTTTTCAGATATTCTGGATGATACGACATATATAAATATCGAAACAGCCGGAGTGGACGGGCTGTTGATAGGCAGAAAGGGAGATACGCTGAGCTCCCTGCAGCATCTGGTTGGCCGGATAGTATCCCGGAAGCTCGGTGGGTATCAGAGGCTGACCCTCGATGTCGGCGGGTATCTGAAAAACAGACAGGAGATCCTGAAGCAGAAGGCAGTGAAAGCAGCCGAAAGGGCGCGACAGACGAACAGAGATGTCGGACTGGAACCCATGAAAGCCTCGGAGAGACGGATAGTACACCTGGCCCTTACAGATATCGAAGGTATTTCAACATACACGGTCGGCAACGGCGAGATGCGGAAAGTATTCGTTGCTCCAGAACATGGAGCGGAGAGAAAAAACCGCTATAACAGAAGATAA
- the mnmG gene encoding tRNA uridine-5-carboxymethylaminomethyl(34) synthesis enzyme MnmG, whose amino-acid sequence MDNRYEIIVVGGGHAGCEAALAAARMGISTLLVTISEADIARMPCNPAIGGLAKGQLVREIDALGGEMGVCIDSAGIQFRMLNRGKGPAVWSPRAQADKKIYHEKMLTTLRECRNLELMEAEVSRLEVSGGKVTGVVVAGGTTVAAEKVILALGTFPNGLMHIGEKQIPGGREGEPPSCSLSDAMSELGLERKRLKTGTPARLARDTIDYSCCEEQPGDPEPMPFSFRTDRLEVDQVSCHITYTGEKTHELIKKNIGRSPLFSGQIEGVGPRYCPSIEDKVVRFPDRQRHQIFLEPEGRDSEEIYINGMSTSLPVDVQAEMISSVPGLENARIIRYGYAIEYDFFPPWQIHSTLESRKIGGLYMAGQVNGTSGYEEAAAQGLWAGINAVLDIRGDLPFRLGRHQAYAGVMVDDLITKDIDEPYRMFTSRAEHRLLLRQDNADERLMRYGARFGLLERKMWEEMIDRKKNVHNAARRLERIMISASDASNILERSGAPGVKEAKRASKLLQRPELGIEDLEAVLPEGLRGLSKREKEMLSIDLKYEGYIKRQKKTAQKIMRMDKTRIPDKFSFEIDALSMEAREKLEKFRPETLGQASRITGVRNSDLSVLMVYLGRHFPDGEDRQGSGAGEANSFRRKGKGGGR is encoded by the coding sequence ATGGATAATAGATATGAAATAATAGTTGTCGGAGGAGGCCATGCCGGATGCGAGGCTGCCCTGGCTGCCGCAAGGATGGGTATCTCGACATTGCTGGTGACTATAAGCGAGGCTGATATAGCACGGATGCCGTGCAATCCGGCCATAGGAGGTCTGGCGAAAGGACAGCTGGTCCGAGAGATCGACGCTCTGGGGGGAGAGATGGGTGTCTGTATCGACAGCGCGGGCATACAGTTCAGAATGTTGAACCGGGGGAAAGGGCCCGCCGTCTGGTCACCAAGAGCTCAGGCCGACAAGAAGATATACCACGAAAAAATGCTCACGACTCTTCGTGAATGCAGGAATCTCGAACTCATGGAAGCGGAGGTGTCGAGGCTCGAAGTATCGGGAGGCAAGGTGACTGGAGTTGTAGTCGCGGGAGGCACGACGGTAGCGGCGGAAAAAGTCATCCTGGCCCTGGGGACATTTCCAAACGGGCTTATGCATATAGGGGAGAAGCAGATACCGGGTGGTCGGGAAGGAGAGCCGCCTTCGTGCTCACTTTCAGACGCGATGTCAGAACTCGGGCTGGAACGAAAAAGGCTAAAAACGGGGACTCCGGCCAGGCTGGCGAGGGACACCATCGATTATTCCTGCTGCGAAGAACAGCCCGGAGACCCGGAGCCCATGCCATTTTCCTTCAGGACCGACAGGCTCGAAGTCGACCAGGTAAGCTGCCATATAACATATACAGGTGAGAAGACTCACGAACTGATAAAGAAGAATATCGGGAGATCGCCGTTGTTCTCCGGGCAGATAGAGGGTGTCGGGCCGAGGTATTGTCCATCGATCGAGGACAAGGTGGTCCGCTTTCCGGATAGACAGAGGCACCAGATATTTCTGGAGCCGGAGGGCAGGGATAGCGAAGAGATATATATTAATGGTATGTCGACAAGCCTTCCTGTCGATGTCCAGGCTGAAATGATCTCATCGGTGCCGGGCCTGGAGAACGCAAGGATCATCCGGTACGGGTATGCGATAGAATATGATTTTTTTCCTCCATGGCAGATCCATTCGACCCTGGAATCGCGAAAGATCGGTGGACTTTACATGGCAGGGCAGGTCAACGGTACTTCGGGGTACGAGGAAGCTGCGGCACAGGGGCTTTGGGCGGGGATAAATGCGGTCCTGGATATAAGGGGCGATCTTCCATTCAGACTTGGAAGACACCAGGCATACGCTGGCGTGATGGTAGATGACCTGATAACAAAGGATATTGATGAACCTTACAGGATGTTCACCTCAAGAGCGGAACACCGGCTTCTCCTGCGGCAGGACAACGCGGACGAAAGGCTGATGAGGTATGGGGCCAGGTTCGGGCTTCTGGAGCGGAAGATGTGGGAGGAGATGATCGACCGCAAAAAGAATGTACATAATGCTGCTCGAAGGCTGGAGAGAATAATGATATCTGCAAGCGACGCAAGCAACATCCTTGAAAGATCAGGGGCGCCGGGAGTGAAAGAGGCGAAAAGGGCATCAAAACTTCTTCAGAGGCCGGAGCTTGGGATCGAAGACCTCGAAGCGGTTCTGCCAGAAGGGCTTCGAGGCCTCTCCAAGAGAGAGAAGGAGATGCTCTCAATCGACCTTAAGTACGAGGGATACATAAAGAGACAGAAAAAAACGGCCCAGAAGATCATGAGAATGGACAAGACGCGCATTCCGGACAAGTTTTCATTTGAGATAGACGCGCTAAGTATGGAAGCGAGGGAAAAGCTGGAGAAGTTCAGGCCCGAGACACTGGGGCAGGCATCGAGGATCACAGGGGTGAGGAATTCGGACCTTTCGGTGCTCATGGTCTATCTCGGGCGGCATTTCCCCGATGGGGAGGATAGGCAAGGCTCCGGGGCGGGAGAAGCCAACTCCTTCCGAAGAAAAGGTAAAGGGGGCGGGAGATGA